Proteins encoded together in one Flavobacteriales bacterium window:
- a CDS encoding aspartate carbamoyltransferase catalytic subunit encodes MSDQLSTDHLLGIQDLTPDDIELIFRTADGFKEVLSRPIKKVPSLRDITVANLFFENSTRTRISFELAEKRLSADIINFSSSSSSVKKGETLIDTVNNILAMKVDMVVMRHPDPGAAVFLSRHVRARIVNAGDGTHEHPTQALLDAYSIREKLGRVRGVKVAIVGDILHSRVALSNIHCLRKLGAEVTLCGPPTLMPRHVASLGVRVEHDLDKALAWCDVANMLRIQLERQGGDGVANFPGLREYAMLYGLDLPRYRQLGRDIVIMHPGPINRGVEVTSEVADHANSIILDQVENGVAVRMAVLYLLAGRIPREN; translated from the coding sequence GTGAGCGACCAGTTGAGCACCGATCACCTGCTGGGCATCCAGGACCTGACCCCGGATGACATCGAGCTCATCTTCCGCACGGCGGACGGGTTCAAGGAAGTGCTCTCCCGGCCGATCAAGAAGGTGCCCTCCCTGCGGGACATCACCGTGGCCAACCTGTTCTTCGAGAACAGCACCCGCACGCGCATCAGCTTCGAGCTGGCCGAGAAACGGCTCAGCGCCGACATCATCAACTTCTCCAGTTCGTCCAGCAGCGTGAAGAAGGGCGAGACGCTCATCGACACGGTGAACAACATCCTGGCGATGAAGGTGGACATGGTGGTGATGCGCCACCCCGACCCGGGCGCGGCCGTGTTCCTCAGCAGGCACGTCCGTGCGCGGATCGTGAACGCCGGCGACGGCACGCACGAACATCCCACACAGGCCCTGCTCGACGCATACAGCATCCGCGAGAAGCTCGGACGTGTCCGCGGGGTGAAGGTGGCCATCGTCGGCGACATCCTGCACAGCCGCGTGGCCCTCAGCAACATCCACTGCCTGCGCAAGCTCGGCGCCGAGGTCACCCTCTGCGGCCCGCCCACCCTGATGCCCCGCCATGTCGCCAGCCTGGGTGTGCGGGTGGAGCACGACCTGGACAAGGCGCTGGCCTGGTGCGATGTGGCGAACATGCTGCGCATCCAGCTGGAGCGCCAGGGCGGCGACGGCGTGGCCAACTTTCCGGGTCTGCGCGAGTACGCCATGCTCTACGGGCTCGATCTGCCGCGCTACCGCCAGCTCGGCCGGGACATCGTCATCATGCACCCGGGGCCGATCAACCGCGGGGTGGAGGTCACCAGCGAAGTGGCCGACCACGCCAACAGCATCATCCTGGACCAGGTGGAGAACGGCGTGGCCGTCCGCATGGCGGTGCTTTATCTGCTCGCCGGACGGATCCCGAGGGAGAATTGA
- a CDS encoding STAS domain-containing protein — protein MNFTIEDKGRYTLVTSNVDKLDTTCAPELKSELVYLNKTGVRNIIIDLKATRYCDSSGLSALLVANRLCRSVNGLLVVCGLQEPVQKLVQISQLESVLSITPSLNEAVDLLFMEEIEKDVKKDE, from the coding sequence ATGAACTTCACCATCGAGGACAAGGGCAGGTACACGCTGGTGACCTCCAACGTGGACAAGCTGGACACCACCTGTGCGCCGGAGCTGAAGAGCGAGCTGGTGTACCTGAACAAGACCGGTGTCCGCAACATCATCATCGACCTGAAGGCCACCCGCTACTGCGATTCCAGCGGATTGAGCGCGCTGCTCGTGGCCAACCGCCTGTGCCGCAGCGTGAACGGCCTGCTCGTGGTCTGCGGCCTTCAGGAGCCCGTGCAGAAACTGGTACAGATCTCGCAGCTCGAAAGCGTCCTGTCCATCACCCCAAGCCTCAACGAGGCCGTCGACCTCCTCTTCATGGAGGAGATCGAGAAGGATGTGAAGAAGGACGAATGA
- a CDS encoding T9SS type A sorting domain-containing protein has protein sequence MKHTLLSLSLVLTASAASAQCIPNPLYADSSFGVWPDTTENFAAGVVNVFYSDTLNMIVPQDAGEIDPQFAGLALDSVRLNNIAGLPPGLVVNCNSQTGAQCTYLTGILGCGSIEGTPTAEGVYPLTINVTAFANLLGNPVPVDYPFSGYSIVIGPNTVGLVENTMTLSGVRNVPNPFMERTTIEFQLTQPGSVTIRLFDLLGAEVRSLRVAGKAGLNRYVLNAQGLQDGLYLYKLETGRTSFTGRMVVSR, from the coding sequence ATGAAGCACACCCTACTCTCCCTTTCCCTGGTCCTCACCGCCTCCGCCGCGTCGGCGCAGTGCATCCCCAACCCCCTTTACGCCGACAGCTCTTTCGGTGTGTGGCCGGACACCACCGAGAACTTCGCGGCGGGCGTGGTGAACGTGTTCTACTCGGACACGCTGAACATGATCGTGCCCCAGGATGCAGGTGAGATCGATCCCCAGTTCGCCGGCCTGGCGCTGGACAGCGTGCGTCTGAACAACATCGCAGGCCTTCCTCCCGGACTGGTGGTCAACTGCAACTCGCAGACGGGAGCGCAGTGCACCTACCTCACGGGTATTCTGGGCTGCGGGTCCATCGAGGGCACGCCCACCGCGGAAGGCGTATACCCGCTGACCATCAACGTGACGGCCTTTGCGAACCTGCTGGGGAATCCCGTCCCGGTGGACTATCCGTTCTCGGGCTACAGCATCGTGATCGGGCCGAACACAGTGGGCCTGGTGGAGAATACGATGACCCTGAGCGGCGTGCGCAACGTGCCCAATCCGTTCATGGAGCGCACCACGATCGAGTTCCAGCTCACCCAGCCGGGCAGCGTCACCATCCGCTTGTTCGACCTGTTGGGCGCCGAGGTGCGGTCCCTGCGTGTGGCGGGCAAGGCAGGGCTCAATCGGTATGTGCTCAACGCCCAAGGCCTGCAGGACGGGCTCTACCTCTACAAGCTGGAGACCGGCCGCACGAGCTTCACCGGCCGCATGGTGGTGAGCCGTTGA
- a CDS encoding ribonuclease Z — protein MRFEVIPLGTGAALPAQGRSPSAQVVRREESLYLVDCGEGTQERLRMAGLNFMRIGHVFISHLHGDHYFGLMGLLSTMHLLGRTRELHVHGPPLLKPIIDLQLQASATWLRYPLRFHPMADDAPHEVLVDAHLTVTSLPLRHRLPTTGFLFRERPGPRRLRPERITDIPHYLRTAVKNGADLQREDGTVIPNAELTFDPLPPRAYAYCSDTAHHPQLVDWVRGVDLLYHEATFTRHLAARARETMHSTAAEAATIARDAGVGALLLGHFSSRYKDPAPLLLEASEVFPRVALSEEGRSYPIGRSIVDNSFGR, from the coding sequence ATGCGCTTTGAGGTGATCCCTTTGGGCACGGGGGCCGCGTTGCCCGCACAGGGCCGGTCGCCCAGTGCCCAGGTGGTGCGGCGTGAGGAGTCGCTCTATCTGGTGGACTGCGGTGAAGGGACCCAGGAGCGCCTGCGCATGGCCGGCCTGAACTTCATGCGCATCGGCCATGTGTTCATCAGCCACCTCCACGGCGACCACTACTTCGGCCTGATGGGGTTGTTGAGCACGATGCACCTGCTGGGTCGCACACGAGAGCTCCATGTGCATGGTCCTCCCCTCCTCAAGCCCATCATCGACCTACAGCTACAGGCCTCGGCCACCTGGCTGCGCTACCCGCTCCGCTTCCATCCGATGGCCGACGATGCACCACATGAGGTGCTTGTGGACGCCCACCTGACGGTGACCTCACTGCCCCTTCGGCATCGCCTGCCCACCACGGGTTTCCTGTTCCGTGAACGGCCCGGTCCCCGCCGTCTCCGCCCCGAACGCATCACCGATATCCCGCACTACCTCCGCACCGCCGTGAAGAACGGCGCCGACCTTCAGCGCGAGGACGGAACGGTGATCCCGAACGCTGAGCTCACGTTCGATCCGCTTCCCCCGCGGGCCTATGCCTACTGTTCGGATACGGCGCACCACCCGCAGCTCGTGGACTGGGTGCGGGGCGTGGACCTGCTCTACCACGAGGCCACGTTCACCCGCCACCTGGCGGCACGGGCGCGCGAGACCATGCACAGCACGGCGGCGGAGGCCGCGACGATCGCCCGCGATGCCGGTGTCGGGGCGCTCCTCCTGGGCCACTTCTCCTCGCGCTACAAGGATCCGGCACCTTTGCTCCTGGAGGCCTCGGAGGTCTTCCCCCGCGTGGCGTTGAGCGAGGAGGGGCGTAGCTATCCGATCGGACGATCGATCGTGGACAACTCCTTCGGTCGCTGA
- a CDS encoding response regulator transcription factor, which yields MRVKTLLADDEDLALAGLRAILTDVPRVDLLGEVRDARTLVEAVRRDRPDVVLIDHTAAALGADAVREALKGAKRTRFVAITYDPSPVVLAHALRSGVSSYIRKDCDRAEIINAVLDTADGARFFCGKVLAALERSALTVEQLSGQELICAPVTLTPRECEIVRLIADGLSYTRIADQLGVSAHTVTTHRRNIMQKVGVNSTAALVMYAVKQGFTSPNRYLFSAAQA from the coding sequence ATGCGTGTAAAGACCCTCCTGGCGGATGATGAGGACCTGGCCCTGGCCGGGCTGCGTGCGATCCTCACCGACGTACCCCGTGTGGACCTCCTGGGCGAGGTGCGGGATGCCCGAACGCTGGTGGAGGCCGTTCGTCGCGATCGCCCGGACGTGGTGCTGATCGATCACACCGCCGCCGCGTTGGGTGCGGACGCGGTGCGGGAAGCACTGAAGGGCGCCAAGCGCACCCGCTTCGTGGCCATCACGTACGATCCGTCACCGGTGGTGCTGGCGCACGCCCTGCGCAGCGGGGTGTCCAGCTACATCCGCAAGGACTGCGACCGGGCGGAGATCATCAACGCCGTGCTCGACACGGCCGATGGCGCTCGCTTCTTCTGCGGCAAGGTGCTGGCGGCGTTGGAGCGTTCCGCGCTTACGGTGGAGCAGCTCTCCGGGCAGGAGCTCATCTGCGCGCCGGTGACCCTCACCCCCCGCGAGTGCGAGATCGTGCGCTTGATCGCGGATGGGCTCTCCTACACGCGCATCGCCGACCAGCTGGGCGTTTCGGCCCATACGGTCACCACGCACCGGCGGAACATCATGCAGAAGGTCGGGGTGAACAGCACTGCGGCGCTCGTGATGTACGCCGTGAAGCAAGGGTTCACGAGCCCGAACCGGTACCTCTTCAGCGCGGCGCAGGCCTGA
- a CDS encoding patatin-like phospholipase family protein → MVHLYRVAHRNTRHWLRRAVYFFPLQLLVLHLKKNHLLLFFWLVLWAYVTGNLGQKYGIPYLFLYPEYMGAVTPWGFLLNGFALGGFITAFNLYSYTMHAYRFPFIATLSRPFLKFNINNAVIPVAFTLTYLWCSARLQFTKELVPPAEVALNLLAFLIGLFLFQLISLAYFTRTNTDIVKMTGLRPEEYRPEEHPADPPGPMPPIPPMRTEQRRATRWLRREQRTRKWHVETYLVPPLRIALARSSRHYDKDLLRSVLWQNHINGSIFEVIVIISFVALGAFAGVRFFEIPTGASAFLLFTMLLMVLSALYSWFKGWTLTVVVAAVVVINLISLRTEAFLYDSQAHGLDYLVPPAPYGRDALARLAYDTSAVHRDRAAMEGILDRWYAKNLALTGDSLPPLVIVSTSGGGLRSMLWTYLCMREIDSLVQGTLMTRTAMITGSSGGAIGAAYYRQAARNAEEGGPSVHDPGHVSNMCTDILNPVAFTLVTNDMFIRYQRVSDGTRLYTRDRGFVFEQRLNENTGGLLDVRLDQLAEDEREARMPLFMVAPTCINDGRRLLISALPAAHLTTNAPTASMHYRPEPEAVEFRRLFATQSAGDLKLTSALRMSATFPYITPVVTLPSEPPLRVMDAGIRDNYGFRTVGSFLREHRAWIARHTRGVVIIQMRDKQKELEVREVSASLLGRLLDPARNVYGNFVRVQDQDYDQLMQELSTWSAVPVRVVDLQLRHDERDEISLSWHLTAVEKGQVHRALRSAENRGGFSAIREALQVPPHAIELTEVPPPGRR, encoded by the coding sequence ATGGTCCATCTTTACCGGGTGGCGCACAGGAACACGCGGCATTGGCTGCGCAGGGCGGTGTATTTCTTCCCCCTGCAGCTGCTCGTGCTCCACTTGAAGAAGAACCACCTGCTGCTCTTCTTCTGGCTGGTGCTGTGGGCCTACGTCACCGGCAACCTCGGCCAGAAGTACGGTATCCCCTACCTCTTCCTCTACCCCGAGTACATGGGGGCCGTGACCCCCTGGGGCTTCCTGCTCAACGGGTTCGCCCTGGGCGGTTTCATCACCGCCTTCAACCTGTACAGCTACACCATGCACGCGTACCGGTTCCCGTTCATCGCCACGCTGAGCCGGCCCTTCCTGAAGTTCAACATCAACAACGCGGTGATCCCGGTGGCCTTCACCCTCACCTACCTGTGGTGTTCGGCCCGGCTCCAGTTCACCAAGGAGCTGGTGCCACCCGCCGAGGTGGCCTTGAACCTGCTGGCCTTCCTCATCGGCCTCTTCCTCTTCCAGCTCATCTCCCTGGCCTACTTCACGCGCACCAACACCGACATCGTGAAGATGACGGGCCTGCGCCCCGAGGAGTACCGGCCCGAGGAGCATCCCGCCGACCCGCCCGGTCCAATGCCGCCCATCCCCCCCATGCGCACCGAGCAGCGCCGCGCCACGCGCTGGCTGCGCCGCGAGCAGCGCACCCGCAAGTGGCATGTGGAGACCTACCTCGTGCCGCCCTTGCGCATCGCCCTGGCGCGCAGCAGCCGGCACTACGACAAGGACCTTCTGCGCAGCGTGCTCTGGCAGAACCACATCAACGGGTCCATCTTCGAGGTCATCGTCATCATCAGCTTCGTGGCCCTTGGCGCGTTCGCCGGAGTGCGCTTCTTCGAGATCCCCACGGGGGCCAGCGCCTTCCTGCTCTTCACCATGCTCCTCATGGTGCTCAGCGCGCTCTATAGCTGGTTCAAGGGATGGACGTTGACGGTGGTGGTGGCCGCGGTGGTCGTCATCAACCTCATCAGCCTGCGCACGGAGGCCTTCCTCTACGACAGCCAGGCCCATGGACTGGACTACCTCGTACCGCCCGCCCCCTACGGCCGGGATGCGCTTGCCCGGCTGGCATACGACACCAGTGCCGTGCACCGCGACCGTGCCGCCATGGAGGGGATCCTTGACCGATGGTATGCGAAGAACCTCGCGTTGACCGGTGACAGCCTGCCCCCGCTCGTGATCGTGAGCACCAGCGGCGGTGGCCTGCGCAGCATGTTGTGGACCTATCTGTGCATGCGCGAGATCGACAGCCTGGTCCAAGGCACCCTGATGACGCGCACGGCCATGATCACGGGCTCCTCCGGTGGGGCCATCGGCGCGGCCTACTACCGCCAGGCGGCCCGGAACGCCGAGGAGGGCGGACCTTCCGTGCACGACCCGGGCCATGTCTCCAACATGTGCACGGACATCCTGAACCCGGTGGCTTTCACCCTGGTGACGAACGACATGTTCATCCGCTACCAGCGTGTGAGCGACGGAACCCGGCTGTATACCCGCGACAGGGGATTCGTGTTCGAGCAGCGCCTGAACGAGAACACCGGGGGGCTGCTCGACGTGCGGCTCGACCAACTGGCGGAGGACGAACGCGAAGCCCGCATGCCGTTGTTCATGGTGGCGCCCACCTGCATCAATGACGGTCGTCGCCTGCTCATCAGTGCACTGCCTGCGGCGCACCTCACCACCAACGCGCCAACGGCCTCGATGCACTACAGGCCCGAGCCGGAGGCGGTGGAATTCCGCCGCCTCTTCGCCACGCAGAGCGCAGGGGACCTCAAGCTGACCAGCGCGCTCCGCATGAGCGCGACCTTCCCCTACATCACCCCGGTGGTGACACTGCCCAGCGAGCCGCCCCTGAGGGTGATGGACGCCGGCATCCGCGACAACTACGGCTTCCGCACCGTCGGTAGCTTCCTGCGCGAGCATCGCGCATGGATCGCACGCCACACCCGCGGGGTGGTGATCATCCAGATGCGCGACAAGCAGAAGGAACTGGAGGTCCGGGAAGTGAGCGCTTCGCTGCTGGGCCGACTGCTCGACCCGGCCCGCAACGTGTATGGCAATTTCGTCCGCGTGCAGGACCAGGACTACGACCAACTGATGCAGGAACTGAGCACCTGGTCGGCGGTGCCCGTGCGGGTGGTGGACCTGCAGCTGCGGCATGACGAGCGTGACGAGATCAGCCTGAGCTGGCACCTCACCGCCGTGGAGAAAGGCCAGGTGCACCGCGCGCTGCGCAGTGCGGAGAACCGCGGAGGATTCTCCGCGATCAGGGAAGCCCTGCAGGTGCCCCCGCACGCCATCGAGCTCACCGAAGTTCCGCCGCCTGGACGTAGGTGA
- the ftcD gene encoding glutamate formimidoyltransferase: protein MQRPLIECVPNISEGRDRAKIDAIVAAAAAVEGVRVLDVDPGRATNRTVITFVGEPGPVCEAAFRLVKKAQELIDMRGHRGEHPRFGATDVCPLVPISGITLDELVPYAQQLGERIGTELAIPVYLYERAASEEKRRNLANNRAGEHEGLPKKLVDPSWKPDFGPAAFTESVARSGAIAVGARKLLVAYNVNLNTTSTRRANAIAFDIREAGRVKREGDPLTGKPVLDANSAPVSIPGKLKCVKGIGWFIEEYGIAQLSLNLTDIDVTPMHIAFDEACKSAAERGIRVTGSELVGLVPKQALLDAADFFLQRQERSLGIPEREKVKLAVKSLGLDDLAPFDPEKRVIEYLLAEAKDERLVRMDLKRFSEETASESPAPGGGSVAAYCGALGAALGTMVANLSAHKRGWDDRWAEFSAWAVKGEAYRQELIRLVDEDTKAYDRILAAMGLPKDPPEQAAARKDAIREATKGAILVPLRTLEVCVESMEVMKAMAEKGLKASVSDAGVGAMCARTGALGGYLNVRINCAGLDDEAWKKEVLTKADALKRRAEEVEAVVMALVLDKV from the coding sequence ATGCAACGACCCCTCATCGAATGCGTCCCGAACATCAGCGAAGGGCGTGACCGTGCCAAGATCGACGCCATCGTGGCCGCCGCAGCCGCCGTGGAAGGCGTGCGCGTCCTCGACGTCGACCCCGGCAGGGCCACGAACCGCACGGTGATCACCTTCGTGGGGGAGCCGGGCCCCGTGTGCGAGGCGGCCTTCCGCCTGGTGAAAAAGGCGCAGGAACTGATCGATATGCGCGGCCACCGTGGGGAGCATCCCCGCTTCGGCGCCACGGACGTATGCCCGCTGGTGCCCATCAGCGGCATCACCCTGGATGAACTGGTGCCCTACGCGCAGCAGCTCGGCGAGCGCATCGGCACAGAGCTCGCCATCCCCGTGTACCTGTACGAGCGCGCTGCAAGCGAGGAGAAACGCCGCAACCTGGCCAACAACCGGGCCGGCGAGCACGAGGGCCTGCCCAAGAAGCTCGTGGACCCTTCGTGGAAGCCCGACTTCGGGCCGGCCGCCTTCACCGAGAGCGTGGCCCGAAGTGGTGCCATCGCCGTGGGCGCCCGCAAGCTGCTGGTGGCCTACAACGTGAACCTGAACACGACGAGCACGCGCCGCGCCAACGCCATCGCCTTCGACATCCGCGAAGCGGGCCGTGTGAAGCGCGAAGGCGACCCGCTCACCGGCAAGCCCGTGCTCGATGCGAACAGTGCCCCGGTGAGCATCCCCGGCAAGCTCAAGTGCGTGAAGGGCATCGGCTGGTTCATCGAGGAGTACGGGATCGCCCAGCTCTCCCTGAACCTCACCGACATCGACGTGACGCCGATGCACATCGCCTTCGATGAAGCGTGCAAGAGCGCTGCGGAACGGGGCATCCGGGTCACCGGCAGTGAGCTCGTGGGCCTGGTGCCCAAGCAGGCCCTGCTCGACGCGGCCGACTTCTTCCTCCAGCGCCAGGAACGCAGCCTCGGCATCCCCGAGCGCGAGAAGGTCAAGCTGGCCGTGAAGAGCCTCGGCCTCGATGACCTGGCCCCCTTCGACCCGGAGAAACGCGTGATCGAATACCTGCTCGCGGAGGCGAAGGACGAGCGGCTGGTGCGCATGGACCTGAAGCGCTTCAGCGAGGAGACGGCGAGCGAAAGCCCGGCGCCCGGCGGTGGCAGTGTGGCCGCCTACTGCGGCGCCCTGGGTGCGGCCCTCGGCACCATGGTGGCCAACCTGAGCGCGCACAAACGGGGCTGGGACGACCGATGGGCCGAGTTCAGCGCGTGGGCCGTGAAGGGCGAGGCCTACCGCCAGGAGCTGATCCGGCTGGTGGATGAGGACACCAAGGCGTACGACCGCATCCTGGCCGCGATGGGCCTGCCGAAGGATCCGCCGGAACAGGCCGCGGCGCGAAAGGACGCGATCCGCGAGGCCACCAAAGGGGCGATCCTCGTGCCCCTCCGCACCCTGGAGGTGTGCGTGGAGAGCATGGAGGTGATGAAGGCCATGGCCGAGAAAGGCCTCAAGGCGAGCGTGAGCGACGCGGGCGTGGGCGCCATGTGCGCACGAACCGGTGCGCTCGGTGGTTACCTCAACGTGCGCATCAACTGCGCCGGGCTGGACGACGAGGCGTGGAAGAAGGAGGTCCTGACGAAAGCGGATGCGCTGAAGCGCCGGGCGGAGGAGGTGGAGGCCGTTGTGATGGCCCTGGTGCTGGACAAGGTGTAG
- a CDS encoding CPBP family intramembrane metalloprotease — protein sequence MALSAGTFTLMHMQYPAPILLLVLMLGVVLGYARSRTGSIWVPVGLHMLNNLVSLAIA from the coding sequence GTGGCGCTCAGCGCGGGCACCTTCACGCTGATGCACATGCAGTACCCGGCACCGATCCTGCTGCTCGTGCTGATGCTCGGGGTGGTGCTCGGCTATGCACGCTCACGCACCGGGTCCATCTGGGTGCCCGTGGGCCTGCACATGCTGAACAACCTGGTGAGCCTGGCGATCGCGTGA
- a CDS encoding imidazolonepropionase, translating to MRRLLIKNAKALVGVHPVGTTRVGGRSMASLPVIEDGWLLAEDGRISAVGRMADWPGVTDWNDLTVIDATGRLVLPGWCDPHTHVVFAAPREEEFVDKIRGLSYQDIAARGGGILNSARALRLMSEEALFEQASSRLHDMMRQGTVAVEIKSGYGLSAESEWKMLRVVKRLKETLPLHIKATLLAAHALPPEFADDRQGYVGMIVDELIPQVAKERLADFVDVFCETNYFTVEEMERILEAGAAYGLPGKVHVNQFTSLGGIAAAVRRGALSVDHLEVMEPSDLDALEGAGTIPTLLPSCSFFLRIPYAPARALIERGCAVALASDHNPGSTPSGNMNLVLSLGCIQLRMLPEEAVNAATLNAAAAMGLSHELGSLTPGKRASLLITREVPSLAYLPYAFGTDHLDTVIIDGTPVRSGDTLA from the coding sequence ATGCGGCGTCTTCTCATCAAGAACGCGAAGGCCCTGGTGGGCGTCCATCCCGTGGGCACCACCCGGGTGGGCGGGCGGTCGATGGCCTCCCTCCCGGTCATCGAGGACGGATGGCTCCTGGCCGAGGATGGGCGCATCTCCGCCGTGGGGCGCATGGCCGACTGGCCCGGGGTCACCGATTGGAATGATCTGACCGTGATCGACGCCACGGGCCGGCTGGTGCTGCCCGGCTGGTGCGATCCGCATACCCATGTGGTCTTCGCCGCTCCGCGGGAGGAGGAGTTCGTGGACAAGATCCGTGGCCTCAGCTACCAGGACATCGCCGCTCGCGGAGGAGGCATCCTCAACAGTGCGCGCGCGCTGCGCCTGATGTCCGAAGAGGCCCTCTTCGAACAGGCCTCCTCCCGGCTGCACGACATGATGCGCCAGGGCACCGTGGCCGTGGAGATCAAGAGCGGTTACGGATTGAGCGCGGAGAGCGAGTGGAAGATGCTCCGCGTGGTGAAGCGGTTGAAGGAGACCCTTCCGCTGCACATCAAGGCCACGCTGCTCGCGGCCCATGCCCTGCCCCCGGAGTTCGCCGACGACCGCCAGGGCTACGTGGGCATGATCGTCGACGAGCTGATCCCCCAGGTGGCGAAGGAAAGGCTGGCCGATTTCGTGGACGTGTTCTGCGAGACGAACTACTTCACCGTCGAGGAGATGGAACGGATCCTGGAGGCCGGTGCGGCGTATGGACTGCCGGGCAAGGTGCACGTGAACCAGTTCACCAGCCTGGGCGGCATCGCCGCTGCCGTGCGCCGAGGCGCCCTCAGCGTGGACCATCTTGAAGTGATGGAGCCCTCGGACCTGGATGCGCTGGAGGGCGCCGGCACCATCCCCACCCTGCTGCCCTCGTGCTCCTTCTTCCTGCGGATCCCCTACGCGCCCGCACGTGCGCTCATCGAGCGGGGCTGCGCCGTGGCCCTGGCGAGCGACCACAACCCCGGCAGCACGCCCAGTGGCAACATGAACCTGGTGCTCTCGCTCGGGTGCATCCAGCTGCGCATGCTGCCCGAGGAGGCCGTCAACGCCGCCACGCTCAATGCCGCCGCCGCCATGGGGCTGTCGCACGAGCTCGGCAGCCTCACCCCGGGCAAGCGCGCCAGCCTGCTGATCACCCGTGAAGTGCCCTCCTTGGCCTACCTGCCCTACGCCTTCGGCACCGATCACCTCGACACCGTCATCATCGATGGAACACCCGTCCGGTCCGGAGACACCCTTGCCTGA